From Bradyrhizobium symbiodeficiens, the proteins below share one genomic window:
- a CDS encoding DUF3971 domain-containing protein: MPAQGASLPVDGCGPGGAQSYDGRLYREAMARNKSPQDYNPDFDRRGVQQQPQEWDDADWDPDQEAAAGHRARRLLSRSNSGFHRFGDGFRRVRRWLAADRWLKRVALVVGTLAVVFVGCFGALWWRLGAGPINLDIATPWLASAIEDNIGHGNTVEIGGTQIERAGRVRIAVRIRDIIVRDRDHAVVASAPKAEVKLSGAGLLMGHLRAESLNLVDAELAIRIAPDGTVTVSAGDTAKPLATGVASKKDAGLPPTFPRNGVPPPPFATAPASQDPSQAASQGPPQATAQSGILQGLDWLDSLSMTGLDGQNLNEIGLKNGNLIVDDQQRGSKWSFENITLSLRRPSRGGVTLSLGEEGARPWMLRATIGPAENGVRSVDIKADKLSTSNILLALRVKDLTYTADLPLTGELKGELGRDGVPTFFRGKIAVGAGNIIDTDTPDYPMAIDQAEINVEWDANRRVLVAPFKILSGANRLTLLAHLEPPNGTVNDWQLGFSGGSILLGGIDNEPPLVFNRIAVGFRFDTDHKRLLLTQADISNGEIGVAGTGAIDYSGEPRLTLGFAGTPMSASALKRMWPTLVVPELREWVIERIERGTLQRIEIGVNSPTKNLPRKGPPIPDDGLSVNIVASGVAVRPVDGMPVVHDADLKARVTGRTATVTIGQGIADTPAGRKVTISDFVFEVPDMAPKPSPSRTRFRVDGPVPAAAEMLSNDRLSDLSSTVIDPNTSKGTFTANIQLGLPVKGELTKADTTYAVTADLNGFAADKLVMNQKLEANTLKIVANNQGYQVKGDVKINGQAASIDYRKPAEGDADVRLQATLDDASRARLGFDLGPAVSGSLPIKLSGKIAGGPEQTTKLGVEADLTSVKLDNILPGWVKLPGKSGKASFKVVPTAQSTRLEDIVIEGGGASIKGSLEVDANGDLMNANFPTYSPSDGDKASLKVERSQDGVVKGTMRGDVFDGRGFLKSAISGNSKDEKNNKLKNVDFDIDVKLGAVAGFNGEAMRSVDAKMSKRNGAIKAFTLSGKIGKDTPVAADLRGGRAQGSREVIYLQTNDAGALLRFTDTYTKAVGGQMVVAMEPPTSEPNTSREGLINVRDFMVKGEAQLERVAAGAPNGTGSGVSFSALRAEFTRQNGALTVRDGVVKGPMIGATIEGSIDYPGNQVCMSGTFVPMYGVNNIFGQIPLFGIFLGGGNNEGLIGVTYEVVGTPSAPVMRVNPISAMAPGLFRKIFEFNTGKQNSPFEEFPSQSNDGSTGSTRQLSSGCTLTRR; this comes from the coding sequence ATGCCGGCGCAGGGAGCTTCGCTTCCAGTGGACGGCTGCGGTCCCGGCGGCGCTCAATCCTATGACGGGCGCCTGTATCGAGAGGCAATGGCAAGGAACAAGTCGCCCCAAGATTACAATCCGGACTTCGATCGGCGCGGCGTTCAGCAACAGCCGCAGGAATGGGACGACGCCGATTGGGATCCGGATCAGGAGGCGGCCGCGGGCCATCGCGCGCGCCGGCTGTTGTCGCGTTCCAATTCGGGCTTTCATCGCTTCGGCGACGGGTTTCGCAGGGTGCGGCGCTGGCTGGCCGCCGATCGTTGGCTGAAGCGGGTCGCGCTCGTCGTCGGGACCCTCGCCGTCGTCTTCGTCGGCTGCTTCGGGGCGCTGTGGTGGCGGCTCGGTGCCGGCCCCATCAATCTCGATATCGCAACGCCGTGGCTGGCGTCCGCGATCGAGGACAATATCGGTCACGGCAACACGGTCGAGATCGGAGGCACCCAGATCGAGCGCGCCGGCCGGGTCCGCATCGCCGTCCGCATCCGGGACATCATCGTCCGCGATCGCGATCACGCCGTCGTTGCCAGCGCGCCGAAGGCCGAAGTGAAGCTGTCGGGTGCAGGCCTCTTGATGGGGCACCTGCGCGCCGAAAGTCTCAATCTGGTCGATGCCGAGCTCGCCATCCGCATCGCGCCCGACGGCACCGTCACCGTGTCCGCCGGCGATACCGCAAAGCCGCTGGCAACCGGCGTCGCCTCGAAGAAGGATGCGGGCCTGCCGCCGACATTCCCGCGCAATGGCGTCCCGCCGCCGCCATTCGCCACAGCGCCTGCGAGCCAGGATCCATCCCAAGCCGCCTCTCAAGGCCCGCCTCAGGCGACGGCGCAGAGCGGCATCCTTCAGGGCCTCGACTGGCTCGACAGTCTGAGCATGACCGGCCTCGACGGCCAGAACCTCAACGAGATCGGCCTGAAGAACGGCAATCTGATCGTCGACGATCAGCAGCGCGGCAGCAAATGGTCGTTTGAGAACATCACGCTCAGCCTGCGCCGGCCGAGCCGCGGCGGCGTCACGCTCAGCCTGGGCGAAGAGGGCGCGCGCCCGTGGATGCTGCGCGCCACGATCGGGCCGGCCGAGAACGGCGTGCGCTCGGTCGACATCAAGGCCGACAAGCTCTCGACCTCCAACATCCTCCTGGCGCTGCGGGTCAAGGATCTCACCTACACGGCCGACCTGCCGCTGACGGGCGAGCTCAAGGGCGAGCTCGGCCGTGACGGCGTGCCGACCTTCTTCCGCGGCAAGATTGCGGTCGGCGCCGGCAATATCATCGACACCGATACGCCGGACTATCCGATGGCGATCGACCAGGCCGAGATCAACGTCGAGTGGGACGCCAATCGGCGGGTGCTGGTCGCCCCGTTCAAGATCCTGTCGGGCGCAAACCGTCTGACGCTTCTGGCTCATCTCGAGCCGCCCAACGGCACCGTCAATGACTGGCAGCTCGGCTTCAGCGGCGGTTCGATCCTGCTCGGCGGCATCGACAACGAGCCGCCGCTCGTCTTCAACCGCATCGCCGTCGGCTTCCGCTTCGACACCGATCACAAGCGTCTCCTGCTGACGCAGGCCGACATCAGCAATGGCGAGATCGGCGTCGCCGGCACCGGTGCCATCGACTATTCCGGCGAGCCGCGGCTGACGCTGGGCTTTGCGGGAACGCCGATGTCGGCCTCCGCGCTGAAGCGGATGTGGCCGACGCTGGTCGTTCCCGAGTTGCGCGAATGGGTGATCGAGCGGATCGAGCGCGGTACGCTCCAGCGCATCGAGATCGGCGTCAATTCGCCGACGAAAAACCTTCCCCGCAAGGGGCCGCCGATTCCCGACGACGGCCTCTCGGTCAACATCGTGGCGAGCGGCGTCGCGGTCCGTCCCGTGGACGGCATGCCTGTCGTGCACGATGCCGATCTGAAGGCGCGCGTGACCGGCCGCACCGCGACCGTGACCATCGGACAGGGCATTGCCGATACGCCCGCCGGCCGCAAGGTCACGATTTCCGATTTCGTTTTCGAGGTGCCTGACATGGCGCCCAAGCCGTCGCCGTCGCGGACCAGGTTCCGCGTCGACGGACCCGTGCCTGCGGCGGCCGAGATGCTCTCGAATGATCGCCTGAGTGATCTTTCGTCGACCGTCATCGATCCCAACACCAGCAAGGGGACGTTCACGGCGAACATCCAGCTCGGCCTCCCGGTCAAGGGCGAGCTGACCAAGGCGGACACGACTTACGCCGTCACCGCCGATCTCAACGGTTTTGCCGCCGACAAGCTGGTGATGAACCAGAAGCTGGAGGCCAACACTCTCAAGATCGTTGCGAACAACCAGGGCTATCAGGTCAAGGGCGACGTCAAGATCAACGGGCAGGCGGCCTCAATCGACTATCGCAAGCCCGCCGAGGGCGACGCGGATGTCAGGTTGCAAGCGACGCTGGACGATGCGAGCCGGGCGCGCCTGGGATTCGATCTCGGCCCCGCCGTCAGCGGATCGTTGCCGATCAAGCTTTCGGGCAAGATCGCCGGCGGTCCCGAGCAGACGACCAAGCTCGGCGTCGAGGCCGACCTGACCTCGGTCAAGCTCGACAATATCCTTCCGGGCTGGGTCAAGCTGCCGGGCAAGTCCGGCAAGGCCAGCTTCAAGGTCGTGCCGACCGCGCAATCGACGCGTCTGGAAGACATCGTCATCGAAGGCGGTGGCGCCTCGATCAAGGGTTCGCTCGAAGTCGACGCGAACGGCGATCTCATGAATGCGAACTTCCCGACCTATTCGCCTTCCGATGGCGACAAGGCCTCGCTGAAGGTGGAGCGCAGCCAGGATGGCGTGGTCAAGGGCACCATGCGCGGCGATGTGTTCGACGGCCGCGGCTTCCTGAAATCGGCGATCTCGGGCAATTCCAAGGACGAGAAGAACAACAAGTTGAAAAACGTCGATTTCGACATCGACGTGAAACTCGGCGCCGTCGCCGGCTTCAATGGCGAGGCGATGCGCAGCGTCGATGCCAAGATGTCGAAACGCAATGGTGCGATCAAGGCGTTCACGCTGAGCGGCAAGATCGGCAAGGACACGCCGGTGGCCGCCGATCTGCGCGGCGGACGTGCGCAGGGCAGCCGCGAGGTGATCTACCTCCAGACCAACGATGCCGGCGCGCTGCTGCGGTTCACCGACACCTACACCAAGGCGGTCGGCGGCCAGATGGTGGTGGCGATGGAGCCGCCGACGTCTGAGCCGAACACCTCGCGCGAGGGTCTCATCAATGTTCGCGACTTCATGGTGAAGGGCGAGGCACAGCTCGAACGCGTTGCCGCCGGCGCGCCCAACGGCACCGGCAGCGGGGTCTCCTTCAGCGCGTTGCGCGCCGAGTTCACGCGGCAGAACGGCGCGCTCACGGTCCGCGACGGCGTGGTCAAGGGTCCGATGATCGGTGCCACCATCGAGGGCTCGATCGACTATCCCGGCAACCAGGTGTGCATGAGCGGCACCTTCGTGCCGATGTACGGCGTCAACAACATCTTCGGCCAGATCCCGCTGTTCGGCATCTTCCTCGGCGGCGGCAACAATGAAGGCTTGATCGGCGTGACCTATGAGGTCGTCGGAACGCCGTCGGCGCCTGTGATGCGCGTCAATCCAATCTCGGCGATGGCCCCGGGCCTGTTCCGCAAGATCTTCGAGTTCAACACCGGCAAGCAGAACTCACCGTTCGAGGAATTCCCCTCGCAGTCGAACGACGGCTCGACCGGCTCGACGCGCCAGCTCTCGAGCGGCTGCACCCTGACGCGGCGGTAG
- a CDS encoding methyl-accepting chemotaxis protein → MKLLSHLTIRTKLASMVCLAALTVTAIIGVSSVLSKSRMMEDRVQQMRTAVELLYNYAQSLQEEVTAGKLTLADAKAQFHQRGRRMNFNGNQGYPVVYNPDTSILVNGANQQLEGKITGAKDSNGVLIADAIIKAGSETAQGGVTSYLYPRPGQTEPVRKTVFARKFAPWNATISYGLYVDDIDADVRALTLELAAIGVGLMLLMATLSWLIARDVLSALDRQKNRMQEISAGAIDKPVEETDRGDEIGRMAETLEVLRQTALTARNLEAEQVATKTRTEQEKRDALISLADRFDASVGQLVGLMASGSGELETTAKSMSSTAEGTNRRAAVVGTAATEASQRVQTVAAAAEELSSSITEISRQVAQSAEVTGRAVDSARRTDTIVRALSDGAQQIEHVAELISSIAAQTNLLALNATIEAARAGEAGRGFAVVASEVKSLASQTAEATREIGDKIAQIQGATKEAVDAIGGITATIEEVSRIATSIGAAIEEQGAATAEIARSVSQTAEATQEVTTNIGGVSTAANETGNAAGMVLAAASNLSKQAEQLSGEVGTFLAGVRAA, encoded by the coding sequence ATGAAGCTGTTGAGCCATCTGACGATCCGCACCAAGCTTGCCAGCATGGTCTGCCTTGCGGCTCTCACGGTCACGGCCATCATCGGCGTATCGTCCGTCCTCAGCAAGAGCCGCATGATGGAGGACCGGGTCCAGCAGATGCGGACTGCGGTGGAGCTGCTCTACAACTATGCACAATCGCTTCAGGAAGAGGTGACCGCCGGCAAGCTGACGCTGGCCGACGCCAAGGCCCAATTCCACCAGCGTGGCCGCCGCATGAACTTCAACGGCAACCAGGGCTACCCCGTCGTCTACAACCCCGACACCTCCATCCTGGTGAACGGCGCCAACCAGCAGCTGGAAGGCAAGATCACCGGGGCCAAGGATTCCAACGGTGTCCTGATCGCCGACGCCATCATCAAGGCCGGCAGCGAGACCGCGCAGGGCGGCGTGACCTCCTATCTCTATCCCCGCCCCGGCCAGACCGAACCCGTGCGCAAGACCGTGTTCGCGCGCAAATTCGCGCCCTGGAACGCGACCATCAGCTACGGCCTCTATGTCGACGACATCGACGCCGACGTGCGCGCACTGACGCTGGAGCTCGCCGCGATCGGCGTCGGCCTGATGCTGCTGATGGCGACGCTGTCCTGGCTGATCGCCCGCGACGTGCTCAGCGCACTCGATCGCCAGAAGAACCGCATGCAGGAGATCTCCGCAGGGGCCATCGACAAGCCGGTCGAGGAGACCGATCGCGGCGACGAGATCGGCCGCATGGCCGAGACGCTCGAAGTGCTCCGGCAGACCGCGCTGACGGCGCGTAATCTGGAAGCCGAGCAGGTCGCCACCAAGACCCGCACCGAGCAGGAGAAGCGCGATGCGCTGATCTCGCTTGCCGACCGCTTTGACGCCTCCGTCGGCCAGCTCGTCGGCCTGATGGCCTCCGGCTCCGGCGAGTTGGAAACCACCGCCAAGTCGATGTCGTCGACCGCCGAAGGCACCAACCGCCGCGCCGCCGTGGTCGGTACCGCCGCGACCGAAGCCAGCCAGCGCGTCCAGACGGTCGCAGCCGCCGCCGAAGAACTCTCCTCCTCCATCACCGAGATCAGCCGCCAGGTGGCACAATCCGCCGAAGTCACGGGCCGCGCCGTGGACAGCGCCCGCCGCACCGACACCATCGTGCGCGCGCTCTCGGACGGCGCCCAGCAGATCGAGCACGTCGCCGAACTGATCTCCAGCATCGCCGCTCAGACCAACCTGCTCGCGCTCAACGCCACCATCGAGGCCGCGCGGGCCGGTGAAGCCGGCCGCGGCTTTGCCGTCGTCGCCTCCGAGGTGAAGTCGCTGGCGAGCCAGACCGCCGAAGCCACCCGCGAGATCGGCGACAAGATCGCGCAGATCCAGGGCGCGACCAAGGAGGCCGTGGACGCCATCGGCGGTATCACCGCCACCATCGAGGAGGTCAGCCGCATCGCCACCTCGATCGGGGCCGCCATCGAGGAGCAAGGCGCCGCCACCGCCGAGATCGCCCGCAGCGTCTCGCAGACTGCGGAAGCCACCCAGGAAGTCACCACCAATATCGGCGGCGTCTCGACCGCCGCGAACGAGACCGGCAATGCCGCCGGCATGGTGCTCGCCGCAGCCAGCAACCTCTCCAAGCAGGCCGAACAGCTCTCCGGCGAAGTCGGGACGTTCCTCGCCGGCGTGCGCGCGGCGTAA
- a CDS encoding DoxX family protein — protein MNFPYLTRFQPVLLSLFRFITGLLLFQYGVAKIFKFPVLPYFANIPPLIWTAGAIELVLGALLMIGLFTRLAAFILAGEMAFAYFMGHMLKGETPVFLPLLNGGTAAILFCFACLYLSAAGGGSVSADAAMGKD, from the coding sequence ATGAACTTTCCTTATCTCACTCGCTTTCAACCGGTTCTCTTGAGCCTGTTTCGCTTCATCACCGGATTGCTGCTGTTCCAGTACGGCGTCGCAAAGATCTTCAAATTCCCGGTGCTCCCCTACTTCGCCAACATCCCGCCGCTGATCTGGACGGCAGGCGCGATCGAGCTCGTGCTCGGCGCGCTTCTGATGATCGGCCTGTTCACCCGCCTCGCCGCTTTCATTCTCGCGGGCGAAATGGCCTTCGCTTACTTCATGGGCCACATGCTCAAGGGCGAAACGCCGGTATTCCTGCCGCTGCTCAATGGCGGCACCGCTGCGATCCTGTTCTGCTTCGCCTGCCTCTATCTGTCGGCCGCCGGTGGCGGCTCGGTCAGCGCCGATGCGGCGATGGGCAAGGACTAG
- a CDS encoding MFS transporter — MDQNTPRETAKETTKEAPAVAIMEPERSQQAAVRTALVVLALCFTLAVLGRGLSESFTVFLKPISENFGWDRAQVVSIYSLTWLISGLTAPLVGRLFDHSGPRIVYALGLFLLGAAFLIASQAQALWQFQLSIGLCVGIGVAFIGNVPNSMLLGRWFGPKLPTAMAVVYSAMGGGVLALLPASQLLIDHLGWRETYQLFGFAALGLLVPLLLLPWRMFSAGSPHVTKRSDPDFIDHGWTLPSAMRHHAFWALFSTFFFTAVGMYAIAAQIVAYLIDAGFPPLQAATAWGFSGVVLVFGMLGVSALDGLIGRRPSVLLSYAISILGIVLLWLLQYYPNVILLTGFVVCFGSMMGSRGPLITATAMKIFRGKRVGTIFGTISIGSGLGSAFGSWSGGLIHDFTHGYNLLLVFALASVILGMIPFLIVPALRE; from the coding sequence ATGGATCAGAACACGCCCAGAGAAACGGCCAAGGAAACGACCAAGGAAGCGCCCGCGGTAGCGATCATGGAACCAGAGCGCTCGCAGCAAGCTGCGGTGCGCACCGCGCTCGTCGTGCTCGCGCTGTGCTTCACGCTGGCGGTCCTGGGCCGCGGCCTGAGCGAGAGCTTCACCGTCTTCCTCAAACCGATCTCCGAAAACTTCGGCTGGGACCGCGCGCAGGTCGTTTCGATCTATTCACTGACCTGGCTGATCAGCGGGTTGACCGCGCCGCTGGTGGGACGATTGTTCGACCATTCCGGACCGCGCATCGTTTACGCGCTCGGTCTGTTCCTGCTCGGTGCGGCCTTCCTGATCGCAAGCCAGGCGCAGGCGCTGTGGCAATTCCAGCTTTCAATCGGACTCTGCGTCGGCATCGGCGTCGCCTTCATCGGCAATGTGCCGAACTCGATGCTGCTCGGCCGCTGGTTCGGTCCAAAGCTGCCGACCGCAATGGCGGTGGTGTATTCGGCGATGGGCGGCGGCGTGCTGGCGCTGCTGCCGGCCTCGCAGCTCCTGATCGACCATCTCGGCTGGCGTGAGACCTACCAGCTGTTCGGCTTCGCCGCGCTCGGCTTGCTGGTGCCGCTGCTGCTGCTGCCCTGGCGGATGTTTTCGGCCGGCTCGCCGCATGTGACCAAGAGAAGCGATCCCGACTTCATCGACCACGGCTGGACGCTTCCGAGCGCCATGCGTCACCACGCGTTCTGGGCGCTGTTCTCGACCTTCTTCTTCACCGCCGTCGGCATGTATGCGATCGCCGCCCAGATCGTGGCCTATCTGATCGATGCCGGTTTTCCGCCGCTCCAGGCCGCGACAGCCTGGGGCTTTTCCGGCGTCGTGCTGGTGTTCGGAATGCTCGGCGTGTCCGCGCTCGACGGCCTGATCGGGCGCCGGCCGTCGGTGCTGCTGAGCTACGCGATCTCGATTCTCGGCATCGTCCTGCTCTGGCTGCTTCAGTACTATCCGAACGTCATCCTGCTCACCGGCTTCGTCGTCTGCTTCGGCAGCATGATGGGCTCTCGCGGCCCGCTGATCACGGCAACCGCGATGAAGATCTTTCGCGGCAAGCGCGTCGGCACGATTTTCGGCACCATCTCGATCGGCAGCGGCCTCGGCTCCGCCTTCGGCTCATGGAGCGGCGGCCTCATCCACGATTTCACCCACGGCTACAACCTGCTGCTCGTGTTCGCGCTAGCGAGCGTGATCCTCGGAATGATTCCATTCCTAATCGTGCCCGCCTTGCGGGAATAG
- the tyrS gene encoding tyrosine--tRNA ligase, with protein sequence MTAFKSDFLNILQERGFVHQCSDFEGLDALAAKGEATAYVGYDCTARSLHIGNYLTMMMLHWLQESGNKPITLMGGGTTMVGDPSGKDETRAMRTVAEIEANKESIRGVFAKVLRYGEGKSDAIMLDNAEWLTRLNWIEMLRDVGRHFSVNRMLTMDSVRLRLEREQEMSFIEFNYMVCQAYDFVELAKRTGCKLQMGGSDQWGNIIMGVDLGRRMGTHQLFALTTPLLTTASGAKMGKTAQGAVWLNADAFSPYDFWQYWRNTEDADVGKFLKLFTTLPMAEIRKLEALGGSEINEAKKVLATEATALLHGRDAANEAAETARRTFEEGSTADTLPTVLIPEHEQKYLFGEGLSVIVAVQLTKLVRSNGEARRLIDSRGVKINDETVESIMKMLTPADLKDGAIKVSLGKKKHVLLKPA encoded by the coding sequence ATGACTGCATTTAAATCGGATTTCCTCAATATCCTGCAGGAACGTGGTTTCGTCCACCAATGCTCCGATTTCGAGGGGCTGGACGCGCTGGCCGCCAAGGGCGAAGCGACCGCCTATGTCGGCTACGATTGCACCGCCCGCTCGCTGCATATCGGCAATTACCTGACCATGATGATGCTGCACTGGCTCCAGGAGTCCGGCAACAAGCCGATCACGCTGATGGGCGGCGGGACCACCATGGTGGGCGATCCCTCCGGCAAGGACGAGACGCGCGCGATGCGCACCGTCGCCGAGATCGAGGCCAACAAGGAATCGATCCGCGGCGTGTTCGCAAAGGTGCTCCGCTACGGCGAGGGCAAGAGCGACGCGATCATGCTCGACAATGCGGAGTGGCTGACCAGGCTGAACTGGATCGAGATGCTGCGCGACGTCGGCCGGCACTTCTCGGTCAACCGCATGCTGACCATGGACTCCGTGCGGCTGCGCCTCGAGCGCGAGCAGGAGATGAGCTTCATCGAGTTCAACTACATGGTCTGCCAGGCCTACGACTTCGTCGAGCTCGCCAAGCGCACCGGCTGCAAATTGCAGATGGGCGGCTCGGACCAGTGGGGCAACATCATCATGGGCGTCGATCTCGGCCGCCGCATGGGCACCCACCAGCTGTTCGCGCTGACGACGCCGCTGCTGACGACGGCATCGGGCGCCAAGATGGGCAAGACGGCGCAAGGCGCGGTCTGGCTCAACGCCGACGCGTTCTCGCCCTATGATTTCTGGCAGTACTGGCGCAACACCGAGGATGCCGACGTCGGCAAGTTCCTGAAGCTGTTCACGACGCTGCCGATGGCCGAGATCAGGAAGCTCGAGGCGCTCGGCGGATCCGAGATCAACGAGGCCAAGAAGGTGCTCGCCACCGAAGCGACCGCGCTGCTGCACGGCCGCGACGCCGCGAACGAGGCGGCGGAGACCGCGCGCCGCACCTTCGAGGAAGGCTCGACGGCTGACACGTTACCTACGGTCTTGATACCAGAACACGAGCAAAAGTATCTGTTTGGCGAGGGGTTATCCGTTATCGTTGCTGTTCAGCTCACCAAGCTTGTTCGATCGAACGGCGAAGCTCGCCGTTTAATCGATTCCCGTGGCGTGAAAATCAACGACGAAACGGTCGAAAGCATCATGAAGATGCTCACCCCGGCTGATCTAAAGGATGGGGCTATCAAAGTCTCCCTCGGCAAGAAGAAGCACGTCCTCCTCAAGCCTGCATAG
- a CDS encoding anhydro-N-acetylmuramic acid kinase, translating to MMLTALGLMSGTSLDGVDVALIETDGKQVKAFGPSGYRAYSPAERNLLRQALSEAVHLSQRAARPGILAEAERAVTQAHAEAVAAFFAQNRMKPEDIDIVGFHGQTVLHRPERRLTVQIGDGPALAKAIHIPVMHDFRAADVEAGGQGAPFVPVYHRALANSLDREGPIVVVNIGGVSNITYIDGNDTLIACDTGPGNALLDDFMYRTMNQSFDTEGKFAALGKVDEAWIARALELPFFALPPPKSLDRNDFAALKLGEVAPADGAATLTAFTAAAIARIIPLLPRRPRSWIVCGGGARNLTMLRMLRERMGSATVEAAETLGWASDAIEAQAFGFLAARGLKGLPLSYPATTGVPMPMTGGVIARP from the coding sequence ATGATGTTGACGGCACTCGGTTTGATGAGCGGCACCTCGCTGGACGGGGTGGATGTCGCGCTGATCGAAACCGATGGAAAGCAGGTGAAGGCGTTCGGGCCGTCCGGCTACCGGGCCTATAGCCCGGCGGAGCGCAATCTGCTGCGCCAGGCGCTGAGCGAAGCCGTGCACCTGTCGCAACGTGCCGCCCGGCCAGGCATCCTGGCCGAGGCCGAGCGCGCGGTGACACAGGCCCATGCCGAGGCGGTTGCCGCCTTCTTCGCCCAGAACCGCATGAAGCCGGAGGACATCGACATCGTCGGCTTCCACGGCCAGACCGTGCTGCATCGCCCCGAGCGGCGGCTGACGGTGCAGATCGGCGACGGGCCGGCGCTGGCGAAAGCGATCCATATCCCCGTGATGCATGATTTCCGTGCCGCCGACGTCGAGGCGGGCGGGCAGGGGGCGCCCTTCGTACCGGTCTACCACCGTGCGCTCGCCAACTCGCTGGATCGCGAGGGCCCGATCGTCGTCGTCAATATCGGCGGTGTCTCCAACATCACCTATATCGACGGCAACGACACGCTGATCGCCTGCGACACCGGGCCCGGCAACGCGCTGCTGGACGATTTCATGTACCGCACGATGAACCAGTCGTTCGATACGGAGGGAAAGTTTGCAGCTCTCGGAAAGGTGGACGAGGCCTGGATTGCCCGCGCGCTGGAGCTGCCGTTCTTTGCGTTGCCTCCGCCGAAATCGCTCGATCGCAACGACTTTGCTGCGCTCAAGCTCGGCGAGGTCGCGCCGGCCGATGGCGCGGCGACCCTGACCGCCTTCACCGCGGCGGCGATCGCCCGCATCATCCCGTTGTTGCCGCGGCGGCCACGGAGCTGGATCGTCTGCGGCGGCGGCGCGCGCAACCTCACCATGCTGCGGATGCTGAGGGAGCGGATGGGATCGGCCACCGTCGAGGCCGCCGAGACGCTCGGCTGGGCCTCCGACGCCATCGAGGCCCAGGCCTTCGGCTTCCTCGCCGCCCGCGGCCTGAAAGGCCTGCCATTGTCCTATCCGGCGACCACGGGGGTGCCGATGCCGATGACAGGTGGAGTGATCGCGCGGCCCTGA
- a CDS encoding glutathione S-transferase family protein, producing the protein MTTSLKLISHKLCPYVQRAVIALKEKGVPFERIDIDLADKPDWFLKLSPLGKVPVLVVTTDEGEVALFESNVICEYIEETQGRAQLHPADPLKRAEHRAWMEFGSVILGDLWGLETTTDPATFESKRQALAAKFARVEGALGAGPYFAGDKFSLVDAVFAPIFRYFDVFDELTELGVFKDLPKVQAWRAELAKHPSVRTAVGADYPQLLRAFLVRHDAHLLKLAA; encoded by the coding sequence ATGACGACTTCGCTCAAACTGATCAGCCACAAGCTTTGCCCCTATGTGCAGCGTGCCGTGATCGCGCTGAAAGAAAAGGGCGTGCCGTTCGAGCGGATCGACATCGATCTCGCCGATAAGCCCGACTGGTTTCTCAAACTGTCGCCGCTCGGCAAAGTGCCGGTGCTGGTGGTGACGACCGACGAGGGCGAGGTCGCGTTGTTCGAGAGCAACGTGATCTGTGAATACATCGAGGAGACGCAAGGCCGCGCGCAGCTGCATCCGGCAGACCCGCTGAAGCGTGCCGAGCATCGCGCCTGGATGGAGTTCGGCTCGGTGATCCTCGGCGATCTCTGGGGTCTGGAGACCACGACCGATCCGGCGACGTTCGAGAGCAAGCGGCAGGCGCTCGCCGCGAAATTCGCGCGTGTCGAAGGGGCACTCGGCGCGGGGCCGTATTTCGCTGGCGATAAATTCAGTCTGGTCGATGCGGTATTCGCACCGATCTTCCGCTATTTCGACGTGTTCGACGAACTGACCGAGCTCGGCGTCTTCAAGGATCTACCCAAGGTGCAGGCGTGGAGAGCCGAACTGGCAAAACACCCGAGCGTGCGCACGGCGGTCGGCGCCGACTATCCGCAATTGCTGCGCGCCTTCCTCGTGCGGCACGACGCGCATCTGCTCAAGCTCGCGGCTTAA
- a CDS encoding alpha/beta hydrolase, with the protein MPEVIFTGPAGRLEGRYHPAKQKNAPIAMILHPHPQFHGTMNHQIVYQCYYAFAHRGFSVLRFNFRGVGRSQGSFDHGTGELSDAAAALDWAQTINPEARACWVAGFSFGAWIGMQLLMRRPEVEGFISIAPPANLYDFSFLAPCPSSGLIVHGEKDAVVPPKDVNTLVEKLKTQKGIVIDQQVIPGANHFFDAKLEPLMETITAYLDMRLANVR; encoded by the coding sequence ATGCCTGAAGTTATTTTCACTGGCCCTGCCGGCCGTCTCGAAGGCCGCTATCACCCGGCCAAGCAGAAGAACGCGCCGATCGCGATGATCCTGCATCCGCATCCGCAGTTTCACGGCACGATGAACCATCAGATCGTGTACCAGTGCTACTATGCGTTCGCGCATCGCGGCTTCTCGGTGCTGCGCTTCAATTTCCGCGGCGTCGGCCGCAGCCAAGGCTCGTTCGACCACGGTACCGGCGAATTGTCGGATGCGGCCGCAGCGCTCGACTGGGCGCAGACCATCAATCCCGAGGCGCGCGCCTGCTGGGTCGCGGGCTTCTCCTTCGGCGCCTGGATCGGCATGCAGCTGTTGATGCGCCGCCCCGAGGTCGAGGGCTTCATCTCGATCGCGCCGCCGGCCAATCTCTACGACTTCTCGTTCCTTGCGCCCTGCCCGTCCTCGGGCCTGATCGTGCATGGCGAGAAGGACGCGGTGGTGCCGCCCAAGGACGTCAACACGCTGGTCGAGAAGCTGAAGACGCAGAAGGGCATCGTGATCGACCAGCAGGTCATCCCCGGCGCCAACCATTTCTTCGATGCCAAGCTCGAGCCGCTGATGGAAACCATTACGGCGTATCTTGATATGCGTCTGGCGAACGTACGCTGA